A window of the Arachis duranensis cultivar V14167 chromosome 5, aradu.V14167.gnm2.J7QH, whole genome shotgun sequence genome harbors these coding sequences:
- the LOC107489749 gene encoding uncharacterized protein LOC107489749, protein MIKRHQCSFFFFLIRMAHRILLFICKPIFHLPLRIFASHSYSLPFSQSQSLLPPLTTTPYSLPFSQSKSLLPPLTTATRNRINNRLWCSTTVDATTEDVSKRYLELTDDELMRQCEMGTFRTSGPGGQHRNKRDTAVRLKHLPTGIVAQASEDRSQHKNRASALKRLRARIALKLRKTVDLEAYSPPRELLQILPPKSSIRGSDCGPQIGPNNPKFLLGMQALLDLIFAVEGSVSDAAKYLGLSTGALSRLILSDDSLRMEVNELRASKGMKPLK, encoded by the exons ATGATAAAGCGACACCAatgctccttcttcttcttcttaataAGAATGGCTCACAGAATCTTATTATTCATATGCAAACCAATTTTCCATCTTCCTCTTAGAATCTTCGCTTCACACTCTTATTCTCTTCCATTTTCTCAATCACAATCACTGTTACCGCCGTTAACAACAACACCTTATTCTCTTCCATTTTCTCAATCAAAATCACTGCTACCACCGTTAACAACAGCAACTAGAAACAGAATCAACAACCGACTGTGGTGCTCCACCACCGTTGATGCCACCACCGAAGATGTTTCCAAACGCTACCTTGAGCTCACTGACGACGAGCTCATGCGCCAGTGCGAAATGGGAACTTTCAGGACCTCCGGCCCCGGCGGCCAGCACCGCAACAAACGCGACACCGCCGTCCGCCTTAAGCACCTCCCTACCGGCATCGTCGCTCAG GCTTCCGAGGATCGCTCTCAGCACAAGAATCGCGCTTCCGCTTTGAAACGCCTTCGTGCTCGTATTGCTCTCAAAC TTAGGAAGACAGTGGATCTTGAAGCTTATTCGCCACCAAGGGAGCTTCTTCAGATACTTCCTCCCAAGTCATCCATTAGAGGTTCAGATTGTGGTCCACAAATTGGACCCAATAACCCCAAGTTTTTGCTG GGAATGCAAGCTCTATTGGATCTCATTTTTGCAGTTGAGGGTTCCGTCTCAGATGCTGCAAAATATCTTGG GTTAAGTACTGGGGCACTGTCTCGGTTAATTCTATCAGATGATTCACTTAGAATGGAAGTAAATGAACTGCGGGCATCAAAG GGTATGAAGCCTCTCAAGTAG